ACCTGAAAGATTCAGGATGCAATGTCATTATCGGTCTCTACGAAGGAAGCAAATCATGGGCAAAAGCAGAAGCTCAGGGATTTGAAGTATATACAGCAGCAGAAGCTGCAAAGAAAGCTGATATCATCATGATCCTTATCAACGATGAACTTCAGGCTGATATGTATAAGAAAGACATCGAACCAAACCTTGAGGAAGGTAACATGCTGATGTTCGCACACGGATTCAACATCCACTTCGGATGCATCACACCTCCGGCATACGTAGATGTAACAATGATCGCTCCAAAAGCACCAGGACATACAGTAAGAAGCGAATATCAGGCAGGAAAAGGAACACCATGTCTGATCGCAGTAGAACAGGATTACACAGGAAAAGCCTGGGACAGAGCACTTGCTTACGGTCTTGCAATCGGTGGAGCAAGAGCAGGACTTCTTGAAACAACATACAGAGTAGAGACAGAAACAGACCTCTTCGGAGAACAGGCTGTACTTTGCGGTGGTGTATGTGCCCTTATGCAGACAGGTTTCGAAACACTTTGCGAAGCAGGATACGATCCAAGAAACGCATACTTCGAATGCATCCATGAAATGAAACTTATCGTAGACCTGATCTACCAGAGCGGATTCGCCGGAATGAGATACTCAATCTCCAACACAGCAGAATACGGTGATTACATCACAGGACCAAAGATCATCACAGAAGATACAAAGAAAGCAATGAAGAAGATCCTCTCAGACATCCAGGACGGAACATTCGCAAAAGAATTCCTTCTCGACATGTCACCGGCAGGACGTCAGGTACACTTCAAAGCAATGAGAAAGAAAGCCGCAGAACATCCATCAGAAGTAGTAGGAGAAGAAATCAGAAAACTCTACAGCTGGAATGGTGAAGATAAACTGATCAATAACTAAGCGATAGGCAACAAGCCGGTCAGCTAAGCGGAAATAGAAGGAGTCCCGGAAAAACATGCTCGCATGCTTTTCCGGGACTCCTTCTATTTCTGATTAGTTAGTTGGCGCCGCCAACGGTCGAACAAGCTTTGCTTGTGAGACTCTGACCGGCTTGTATGTAAATCATTCGACCCACAAACTCACAAACACATCCAGCGGAATCGCGCCCCGCGCCAATTCCGCGTCCCCCAAAAACAGAAGTCCCGTCAAACCACCCATCCAGCCAAACCGCGCTCCCGCGCCAGTTTGGCGTCCCCTCTAAACAAAAGTCCCGTCAAACCAATAATTTTCATCTCCAGCATCTCACTTACCTAAGTCGAAAAAAATAAGATTATATTACTGTGAGCAGAGTGGATGAAGAATGGACAAAAGAAATTGTATGATATTATAAAAGACAGTTGTAAAACAGATTTTTCTGTCATTTTTTAGTGATATTATATAAATGAGGCGTAAAACTATAATAAAGTTGCTTGAATTACTGTTTTTAACATTTTTTGCATAAAACTACAATATTGCTCTTTACAAAACGATACGCTTACATTATATAAAATAAAAACCGTTTTCTATCACAAATGTTCAATGATATATTTTAAATTGATTTGTCAAAAAAATAATAAAACAACAAAAAAGACTGAATATTATTCCTTGTATCGAGTAATATATTGATAATTATCCCATCTGTGATATATTAAAGATAATAGGTGTCTTTATTGGAGAGGTGAATGAAATGAAAAATGATAAAAAAATGATATTTTTGAAGTTATTAAAGATGCACGAACGAACCCGATTCAACAAATAGAAACTATGGCCAGTGAACTGCATAAAACAGAACATATTTCTCCACTAGATGCTTGCAAATGCACTGGAAATTGTGGTGCTATGTAAATTATGCAAATATAAAGCGTATTAAAATGTAGATATTTAGTGCAAGTAAAGACACCTATCTTGTAAATTACGAATTTCAGTAAAGATATAATGAGAGGGATTAATTATGAGATTTAGTAGTTATAATATGGAAGGGAGAATTAAAAGTAAAACAAAATTTATAAATGAAGGAGTTGCTGAATGTTTTAATAGTGTAAAATATAATAATCATTATATGTTAAATAAGCATGACATAGATATTTTTGAAATATGGAATAATTATGATAGTTATGATAGAAATTATTCTAATTTTATTGCTTGCAAATTTTGCACTAAGTTGTTGGAACAAGGTGGAAAAGATAATTTCTTAAAACTTATTTATGAACAAACTATTTCGAAAGCTGAAGAAATTTATGGAAGTCTCTTATATGATATAAAAAATGAGGTGGAAAGGGAAAT
The sequence above is drawn from the Coprococcus comes ATCC 27758 genome and encodes:
- the ilvC gene encoding ketol-acid reductoisomerase, which codes for MAARIFYQEDCNLSVLEGQTIAIIGYGSQGHAHALNLKDSGCNVIIGLYEGSKSWAKAEAQGFEVYTAAEAAKKADIIMILINDELQADMYKKDIEPNLEEGNMLMFAHGFNIHFGCITPPAYVDVTMIAPKAPGHTVRSEYQAGKGTPCLIAVEQDYTGKAWDRALAYGLAIGGARAGLLETTYRVETETDLFGEQAVLCGGVCALMQTGFETLCEAGYDPRNAYFECIHEMKLIVDLIYQSGFAGMRYSISNTAEYGDYITGPKIITEDTKKAMKKILSDIQDGTFAKEFLLDMSPAGRQVHFKAMRKKAAEHPSEVVGEEIRKLYSWNGEDKLINN